Within bacterium, the genomic segment CCCTTTGGAGATAAGAATAATTCTTACTTTACTGGCCTTCAGGAAGTTGGCATAGACATTATGCCCGACCACTTCAAAGTTTTCACGAAGCCTGTCTTCAATTCGCTCCAGAGAACCCAGCTTCAGCCAATCCATAAATCGCGGATGTCCTACCCCTTCCCGGCATTCGGCCAGGAGGATGACCACCCCACCTTCTCTCACCGCCCAATACGCGTTATCCAGGGCCTTGTGGGCCTGGAAATAACTGATGTCTTTCGGATACCCTCCGGCGCTGGTAATAGCCAGATCAGCCTTAGTAAAAATAGGGCAGCCAAAAATAGCCTCTACCGCCCGACACCCTGCCTCGTGGGATTCAATAAAATCTCCGCTAAAGATGCCGATCACTTCGCCGTGGCCATCTAAAATAAGATTTAGCAGAAAATCCGGGTTAAGCATACGGGCTATCTCGACCATATCCTCATGGACCGGATTCCCTTTAAGTTTACCGGTAGTGGTCATTGGGTTTTTACCCCCTTCCGGATTAAGGACAAGACGGTGATTATCCTGAATGGTGGTAAAGCCGGCCACGCCGGGCAGGACACTCTTTCTTCCGCCACTAAAACCGGCATAATAATGATAACCAATCAGTCCAGTCAGGATAACCCTGTCCGCCTCTACCACCCGTCGATTCAGGGAAACCCTGGTGCCCCGTGAGGTTGTTCCCAGATAAACCACCTCCCCGCGGCAGTCGTGGTCATAAACTCTTACCCTTCCGTAGGCCTCACCCATAAGTCTTTGGTGTTCTTCTTTGGTGTGAGTCCGATGAGTGCCTGTAGCAAAGACAATAAAGGTATCTTCATTTCTGACCCCCATCCGGTTGAGTTCATCAAGCAAAACCGGGATAAAAACCTCGCTTTTTGATTTCCGGGTGATGTCAGAGACAATAATAGCCACCTTTGGATTTCGGATTTCGGATTGCATAATTTCTGACAGGGGCGGTGAATAACGGGGATGTTTCAGGGCCTCAAGCAAGGAAGCTCTAAGATTAGTAATCCGCCCTCCGCTATCCCGGGTACCCACGAAGTGGGTGCGAAATCCATTCTCCCCCCCTTGGGGGACAATTTCACCCAGCACCGTAAAGGTTTCTGGCAAGGTAAATCTTACGGATTCTGTGCCATAAGGAAGGGTAAATTCGTATTTCACTTTAACATTCCCGTATCTACTCAAAATCAAGTTAAAAAAGTAAGCTCATTACAGATTATAGTGCTATGGGTTAAGTTTCATCTCCT encodes:
- the larA gene encoding nickel-dependent lactate racemase — its product is MSRYGNVKVKYEFTLPYGTESVRFTLPETFTVLGEIVPQGGENGFRTHFVGTRDSGGRITNLRASLLEALKHPRYSPPLSEIMQSEIRNPKVAIIVSDITRKSKSEVFIPVLLDELNRMGVRNEDTFIVFATGTHRTHTKEEHQRLMGEAYGRVRVYDHDCRGEVVYLGTTSRGTRVSLNRRVVEADRVILTGLIGYHYYAGFSGGRKSVLPGVAGFTTIQDNHRLVLNPEGGKNPMTTTGKLKGNPVHEDMVEIARMLNPDFLLNLILDGHGEVIGIFSGDFIESHEAGCRAVEAIFGCPIFTKADLAITSAGGYPKDISYFQAHKALDNAYWAVREGGVVILLAECREGVGHPRFMDWLKLGSLERIEDRLRENFEVVGHNVYANFLKASKVRIILISKGLPPEVPKKMGFIPADNIEAALKTASQILGPSPTVYIIPEGSTTFPKLSTAR